In Macadamia integrifolia cultivar HAES 741 chromosome 13, SCU_Mint_v3, whole genome shotgun sequence, one DNA window encodes the following:
- the LOC122060161 gene encoding L10-interacting MYB domain-containing protein-like → MRSPRSPTPKSTTIIWNEAELRSFINLMVDNVRNGLKTNSTFTKVGWDNITKGLEAEFKRPFAKVQLRNKMNKLRKEYNSFRALLETTGFGWDANARTATADDSVWESAIQGNKDWAKYRRNGLPMWPELLEIFSDSSARGDRVMLVLGHPRGQLLRSGDLIGLLRIVGGRATHGH, encoded by the exons ATGAGATCCCCAAgatccccaacccccaaaagtACTACTATAATCTGGAATGAAGCAGAGCTAAGATCATTCATCAATCTCATGGTTGATAATGTCCGCAACGGATTGAAGACAAACTCAACATTCACAAAGGTTGGTTGGGACAACATTACAAAAGGGCTTGAAGCCGAATTCAAAAGGCCCTTTGCGAAAGTACAACTACGTAACAAGATGAATAAGTTACGCAAGGAGTACAACAGCTTCAGGGCTTTGTTAGAAACAACTGGTTTTGGATGGGATGCGAATGCTCGGACTGCCACAGCTGATGATTCAGTATGGGAATCTGCTATTCAG GGAAACAAGGATTGGGCAAAGTATAGAAGAAATGGTCTCCCCATGTGGCCAGAGTTGTTAGAGATCTTCTCCGACTCTAGTGCCCGTGGGGATAGAG TGATGCTTGTACTGGGACACCCAAGGGGTCAGCTCCTCCGAAGCGGCGACTTGATAGGACTCCTACGGATCGTAGGAGGAAGAGCCACACACGGACATTGA
- the LOC122060160 gene encoding putative nuclease HARBI1, with translation MITQNIMCACSFDMRFTFVYAGWEGSAHDARVLDAARTNDNLGFPHPPSGKYYIVDSGYASQLGYLVPFRGQRYPLQDYGEGRPGPRTAKELFNHRHSSLRNVIERTFGVLKNRFHILKSMKAYDIEDQSRIVVACCGLHNYIKEQAIQDQLFNELGSEQQIDDPMNPDTPAYHASASDVSQRLSARQMSIMRLNIANQLAISRRMSTISLNRS, from the exons ATGATCACACAGAATattatgtgtgcatgttcattcgacatgcgattcacatttGTGTATGCGGGTTGGGAGGGGAGTGCACATGATGCAAGGGTATTGGATGCAGCAAGAACCAATGATAACTTAGGGTTTCCTCATCCCCCATCAG GCAAATATTATATTGTTGACTCGGGCTACGCCAGTCAACTGGGGTACTTGGTGCCATTCCGAGGACAACGGTATCCCTTGCAAGATTATGGTGAAGGTAGGCCTGGACCAAGGACAGCTAAGGAATTGTTCAATCATAGACATTCGTCACTGCGGAATGTTATTGAGAGAACATTCGGtgtattgaaaaatagattccacatATTAAAAAGTATGAAGGCGTACGATATTGAAGATCAGTCAAGAATCGTGGTCGCCTGTTGTGGGCTCCACAATTACATTAAGGAACAAGCTATTCAAGATCAGTTGTTCAATGAGCTTGGAAGTGAACAACAAATTGATGACCCAATGAATCCTGATACTCCTGCGTACCATGCTTCCGCATCTGATGTCTCCCAGCGACTATCTGCAAGACAAATGTCTATAATGCGTCTTAATATAGCCAACCAACTGGCAATTTCAAGGAGAATGTCTACAATTTCGTTAAATCGATCCTGA